The Deltaproteobacteria bacterium genome includes the window TGAGCCGAGCAGGAGAGGGGGAAGACCTCGATGAGCTGGCCGAGAGCCTGGTGGAGGAGAACAAGGGGAGCCTGATTCTGGGGGTTTCGGGCCTCATGCTGAAGGACCCGGCAGCCAAGCGGGTCTTTGCCAGGGCGGAGAAGCTCGGCGTGGCCCGCAGGTACATCGATTTCCAGAAGAGGATCGTGAAGGCCGCTCAGAAGAGGAGCGAGGAACGAGTGGATCTGGACATGCTGGGGGCAATCGGCGCTACCATGTTTGATCTGGGTTTTTCCCCTGAAGCGACCTGGAGTATCGTGGCGATCACTCGAGCCTTTGGATGCGGCGCCCACGCAATCGAGGAAGAAGAGCGGGAACCGCGTTACGTCTTCGGTCAGAGCCTGATGCCCAAAGAGCTCTACGATGGACCCCCTGAGAGGGGGGTGCCTTCTCTCAAGGACCGGGAGAAAGTGGCCAGGCCGGGCAGGAGCAAGACCCTCGAGGAGTGGAAGAAGAATTTTGAGGAGCGGAAGAGGCTTAAGGGGAGCGGATACAGCATCGTGGAGGAGATCGAGGATCCCCGTAAATTGCCCAGGAAGTCGAAGTGAGGACCTCTGCAGTGCTCAGCCCATGGAGAGGAGGAGCCATGGCCGAGACCACGTCCGAGAAGGTGATGACCGCACGGGAAGCCGTGGAGAGGTTCGTTTTTGACGGGGCTGTGGTCGGTCTGGGCGGTCAGAACGTGGGGCGGTGCACCGTCGCCATAGCTCATGAGATCGTCCGTCAGGGCAAGAAGGACCTCACCCTTTGCGGTTGCAACCTCTCCATCCCCATGGATATCATGGTCGGGGCCGGTCTTGTCAAACGTACGGAGGCGGGGACAGGAAACCTGGAACGGTTTGGTACGACTTTCTGCTGGCGCCGTGCGGTTGAGAGGGGCACCGTCGAGATGGAGGACTACAGCCATCTGGCCATGGTAAGCCGATTCCTTGCAGGAGAGATGGGTCTGCCCTTTATGCCCATCAAGAGCCTCCTTGGCTCCGATATGCTCACCAGGCAGGCACGGTCGACCCTTAAGAAATACGAGCTTATCGACAATCCTTGGAACCCCGGCGAGAAGGTAGTGCTGCTTCCCGCGCTTAATCCAGATGTGGCCATCATCCACGCCCAGAAGGCCGACCCCATGGGAAATGTTATTATCGAGGGGTTTCTCGCCCACGATGTGGAGATGGTCCGGGCGGCAAAACACACCATCGTTTCCTGCGAGGAGA containing:
- a CDS encoding CoA transferase subunit A, which encodes MAETTSEKVMTAREAVERFVFDGAVVGLGGQNVGRCTVAIAHEIVRQGKKDLTLCGCNLSIPMDIMVGAGLVKRTEAGTGNLERFGTTFCWRRAVERGTVEMEDYSHLAMVSRFLAGEMGLPFMPIKSLLGSDMLTRQARSTLKKYELIDNPWNPGEKVVLLPALNPDVAIIHAQKADPMGNVIIEGFLAHDVEMVRAAKHTIVSCEEIIPTERIRNDPERTTIPYLYVSAVVEQPFGAHPTAAYRYYDYDTDHLNFYQRCAREGGKAYEAYLRDYVLDCETFEDYLDKVGGLKKMMALKKAMQEML